One part of the Nitrosophilus kaiyonis genome encodes these proteins:
- the gltX gene encoding glutamate--tRNA ligase, with protein sequence MVVTRFAPSPTGFLHIGGLRTALFNWLWARKNGGKFILRIEDTDLSRNSQEATEAILKAFDWVGLDYDGEVAYQSKRFNIYKKYINKLLDEGKAYYCYMTKEELDKLRQEQQERGERPRYDRRYRDFTGTPPEGVKPVVRIKAPLEGDIIFEDGIKGTITIRAEELDDFIIARSDGTPTYNFVVAIDDALMGVTDIIRGDDHLYNTPKQIIVYEALGLKLPKFYHVPMILNEQGKKLSKRDGAMDVMEYKKMGYLPEALLNFLVRLGWSYKDQEIFTLEEMLELFDPKDINKSASAYNLSKLDWLNSHYIKNSSNDRLIKLLEDYDLFLESHDKKEILLDALKERAKTIKELADMAKEILESPKEYDEKAVKKALKGEYKEILNLFLDKLKSIDAHLPVDFHKIIEEVVKEKNIGFGKIGQPLRVALVGKLSGPDLSDIMAIIGKDETINRVEKLLENF encoded by the coding sequence ATGGTTGTAACAAGATTCGCACCAAGTCCAACAGGGTTTTTACATATAGGAGGACTAAGAACAGCACTTTTTAACTGGCTTTGGGCAAGAAAAAATGGTGGAAAATTTATATTAAGAATTGAAGATACAGACCTTTCTAGAAATTCACAAGAGGCAACAGAAGCAATTTTAAAAGCTTTTGATTGGGTTGGATTAGATTATGATGGAGAGGTGGCATATCAATCAAAAAGATTTAATATTTATAAAAAATATATAAATAAGCTTTTAGATGAAGGAAAAGCATATTATTGCTATATGACTAAAGAGGAACTTGACAAATTAAGACAAGAGCAGCAAGAAAGGGGTGAGAGACCAAGATATGATAGAAGATATAGAGACTTTACAGGAACACCTCCTGAAGGTGTTAAGCCAGTTGTTAGGATAAAGGCTCCTCTTGAGGGAGATATCATATTTGAAGATGGTATAAAAGGAACTATAACTATTAGAGCAGAAGAGTTAGATGATTTTATTATTGCAAGAAGTGATGGAACACCTACATACAATTTTGTTGTTGCAATTGATGATGCTTTAATGGGAGTAACAGATATTATTAGAGGAGATGATCATCTTTATAATACACCAAAACAGATCATTGTTTATGAGGCTTTGGGTTTAAAATTGCCTAAATTTTATCATGTTCCAATGATTTTAAATGAGCAAGGAAAAAAACTTAGTAAGCGTGATGGTGCAATGGATGTGATGGAATATAAAAAAATGGGGTACCTTCCAGAGGCACTTTTAAATTTTCTTGTTAGGCTTGGATGGAGTTATAAAGATCAAGAGATATTTACTCTTGAGGAGATGTTAGAGCTTTTTGATCCTAAAGATATAAATAAATCTGCTTCAGCATATAATCTAAGCAAACTTGATTGGCTAAATTCTCACTATATAAAAAATAGTTCAAATGATAGACTTATAAAATTATTAGAAGATTATGATCTATTTTTGGAAAGCCATGATAAAAAAGAGATACTTCTTGATGCATTAAAAGAGCGAGCAAAAACAATAAAAGAGTTAGCCGATATGGCAAAAGAGATTTTAGAATCTCCAAAAGAGTATGATGAAAAAGCGGTAAAGAAAGCTTTAAAAGGTGAATATAAAGAGATTCTAAATCTCTTTTTAGATAAGCTAAAATCAATTGATGCTCATTTACCTGTAGATTTTCATAAAATAATAGAAGAAGTTGTAAAAGAGAAAAATATAGGATTTGGAAAAATAGGTCAGCCTTTAAGAGTTGCTTTGGTGGGAAAATTATCTGGTCCAGACCTTTCAGATATAATGGCAATAATAGGAAAAGATGAGACAATTAATAGAGTAGAAAAATTATTAGAAAACTTTTAA
- a CDS encoding NAD-glutamate dehydrogenase domain-containing protein: MQEKLLSTCKEILSSQDLKISDKILNELNEKKYLASFYEKDNEFFLKIYSQKPLILSEIIPLLHDIGFIIIDEVTYDIDIDNKKIFIIRFLLDIKDKENLIKAKENITEIIEKALKKETIFRCKLYSLTLKENLNLKEIVLIRALIRYENQIVTEFNETAITKTVLKNHSIIKALVDLFIIKFDPTIKNRKNRIKNKKEEIENLLKEIRNINEDKIIRILYRIVDHSLRTNFFLNKETISIKIDTKSLENYLLGIQPAIEIFVYHNKFNGVHLRMGKVSRGGIRWSDRYDDYREEIKSLMSTQEAKNAIIVPSGAKGGFVIYKEKSELSFDEFKNFYSLFIDSLLDLIDNKKDNKIVKNRKIISYDKDDFYFVVAPDKGTSSMSDVANEIAIKRDFWLKDAFASGGSKGYNHKELGVTAKGAWKSVSRFFIEKNIDIYKDSITVVGIGSMRGDVFGNGMLINSNIKLLGAISHNEIFIDPDPNPKISFQERLRLFKKGAHWREYDKSKISEGGGVFSRDAKSITLTPQIKKLLNINKNELNGEELAKKLLCLKVDLLYNGGVGTYVKSSDEINLYLSDKENEGVRVNANELKCFAVCEGGNLGFTQKARIEYARNGGKINLDSIDNSAGVDTSDHEVNLKIVLNSLKDKNIIDENERINTLKSLTDKVLNSVYWTNYLQPLAITLDEKRSKEDLEKFIKTVEVLEKNIKIFKRRDFSIPKPTDFETILTKDGAIVRPILGILLSYSKIFIKQILLKSDFLDSAFARHYLFKYFPKSFVSVYEDEIENHPLKREITATVIANKIINFAGSSFIVDFENLKEEKFVKKIESYLVINQLLNANDIRFELYRSDLKIDSNIQYKLLLELENSINFSVNWMIKHQKNIDPIFILGYKHELNEILERGKKRIKIKEYIKDNKSINLFYSYLEYLKFLAAAIEIKEKTPHSFKDVAKLFFLIIDFFKINEILNIINEYKPLLEYEKKVKFQLEQLLQFFVVKLAKRVLVYTRADENIENSFKKYLSSEIENYENILKEIKNFCTKKHQNLYVITYIVNSLSLLLI; this comes from the coding sequence ATGCAAGAAAAACTTTTAAGTACATGTAAAGAGATTCTCTCATCACAAGATTTAAAAATTTCAGATAAAATATTAAATGAACTTAATGAAAAAAAATATTTAGCATCATTTTACGAAAAAGATAATGAATTTTTCTTAAAAATATACTCTCAAAAACCTCTCATTCTTTCTGAAATTATTCCACTTTTACATGATATTGGATTTATAATAATTGATGAAGTCACTTACGATATTGATATTGACAACAAAAAAATTTTTATTATTAGATTTCTTTTAGATATCAAAGATAAAGAAAACCTAATAAAAGCAAAAGAAAATATTACTGAAATAATTGAAAAAGCCTTAAAGAAAGAGACTATTTTTAGATGCAAACTATACTCTTTAACATTAAAAGAAAATCTAAACTTAAAAGAGATAGTATTAATTAGAGCACTTATTAGATATGAAAATCAAATAGTTACTGAATTTAATGAAACAGCTATCACTAAAACGGTTTTAAAAAATCATTCTATTATAAAAGCACTTGTTGATCTATTTATTATTAAATTCGACCCAACAATTAAAAATAGAAAAAACAGAATAAAAAATAAAAAAGAAGAGATTGAAAATCTTTTAAAAGAGATAAGAAATATAAATGAAGATAAAATTATTAGAATATTATATAGAATTGTTGACCACTCTCTTAGAACAAACTTCTTTTTAAATAAAGAGACAATCAGTATAAAAATTGATACAAAATCTTTAGAAAATTATCTTCTTGGAATCCAGCCAGCAATAGAAATTTTTGTATACCATAATAAATTTAATGGTGTACATCTTAGAATGGGAAAAGTAAGTAGAGGTGGAATAAGATGGAGCGATAGATATGATGATTATAGAGAAGAGATAAAATCTCTTATGAGCACTCAAGAGGCAAAAAATGCAATCATCGTTCCATCTGGTGCAAAGGGTGGATTTGTTATTTATAAAGAAAAAAGCGAACTTAGTTTTGATGAATTTAAAAACTTCTATTCTTTATTCATAGACTCTTTATTAGACCTAATTGATAATAAAAAAGATAACAAAATTGTAAAGAATAGAAAAATTATATCTTATGATAAAGATGATTTCTATTTTGTTGTTGCTCCTGATAAAGGGACCTCATCTATGAGTGATGTTGCAAATGAAATCGCTATAAAAAGAGATTTTTGGCTAAAAGATGCATTTGCAAGTGGAGGAAGTAAAGGATATAACCATAAAGAGCTTGGAGTTACTGCAAAGGGAGCATGGAAAAGTGTTTCAAGATTTTTCATAGAAAAAAATATAGATATCTATAAAGATAGCATTACTGTTGTTGGAATTGGCTCAATGAGAGGGGATGTATTTGGAAATGGTATGCTCATAAATTCAAACATAAAGCTATTAGGAGCCATAAGTCATAATGAAATTTTTATAGATCCAGATCCAAATCCAAAAATTTCTTTTCAAGAGAGACTTCGATTATTTAAAAAAGGTGCACACTGGAGAGAGTATGATAAAAGTAAAATAAGCGAAGGTGGAGGGGTATTTTCAAGAGATGCAAAAAGTATAACCCTTACACCACAAATAAAAAAACTTTTAAATATAAATAAAAACGAATTAAATGGAGAAGAGTTAGCTAAAAAACTTCTTTGTTTAAAAGTAGATCTTTTATACAACGGTGGAGTTGGAACATATGTAAAATCAAGCGATGAAATCAATCTATATCTAAGTGATAAAGAGAATGAAGGTGTAAGAGTAAACGCAAATGAGTTAAAATGTTTTGCTGTATGTGAAGGTGGAAATTTAGGATTTACTCAAAAAGCAAGAATAGAGTATGCAAGAAATGGTGGAAAAATAAATCTTGATAGCATTGACAATTCAGCAGGTGTTGACACATCTGACCATGAAGTAAATCTCAAAATAGTTCTAAATAGCTTAAAAGATAAAAATATAATAGATGAAAATGAAAGAATAAATACACTAAAATCATTAACAGATAAAGTTTTAAACTCTGTTTACTGGACAAATTACCTTCAACCTCTTGCTATTACTCTTGATGAGAAAAGGTCAAAAGAGGATTTAGAGAAATTTATAAAAACTGTTGAGGTTTTAGAAAAAAATATAAAAATATTTAAAAGAAGAGACTTTTCTATACCAAAACCAACAGATTTTGAAACTATTCTAACAAAAGATGGAGCAATTGTTAGGCCAATACTTGGAATACTTCTTTCTTATTCTAAAATTTTTATAAAACAGATTTTATTAAAAAGTGATTTTTTAGATTCGGCTTTTGCTAGGCATTATCTATTTAAATATTTTCCAAAATCTTTTGTATCTGTATATGAAGATGAAATAGAAAACCATCCACTAAAAAGAGAGATAACTGCAACAGTTATAGCAAATAAAATAATAAATTTTGCTGGTAGCAGTTTTATCGTAGATTTTGAAAACCTAAAAGAAGAAAAATTTGTTAAAAAAATTGAATCATATCTTGTTATAAATCAGTTACTAAATGCAAATGATATTAGATTTGAATTATATAGAAGTGATTTAAAAATAGACTCAAATATTCAATATAAACTTCTTTTAGAATTAGAAAATTCTATAAATTTTAGTGTAAATTGGATGATAAAACATCAAAAAAATATTGATCCTATTTTTATTTTAGGATACAAACATGAATTAAATGAAATTTTAGAAAGAGGCAAAAAAAGAATAAAAATAAAAGAGTATATAAAAGACAATAAATCAATAAATCTTTTTTATTCATATTTAGAATATTTAAAATTCTTAGCTGCAGCAATCGAGATTAAAGAGAAAACTCCACACAGTTTTAAAGATGTTGCAAAACTTTTCTTTTTAATTATAGATTTTTTCAAAATCAATGAGATTCTTAATATTATTAATGAGTATAAACCTCTTTTGGAATATGAAAAAAAGGTAAAATTCCAGCTTGAACAGCTCTTGCAATTTTTTGTAGTAAAACTTGCAAAAAGAGTTTTAGTATATACAAGAGCTGATGAAAATATTGAAAATAGTTTTAAAAAATATCTATCTTCAGAGATAGAAAATTATGAAAATATTTTAAAAGAGATAAAAAACTTTTGCACTAAAAAACACCAAAATCTATATGTAATTACATATATTGTAAATTCTTTGTCTCTGCTTCTTATTTAA